In the genome of Candidatus Tectomicrobia bacterium, the window AGGGCTGGAAAAAATTGCGGTACTGGTTGTTCGCCAGGCGGTAGCGGGTGGCCCAGGCCCCTCCCTTCAATACTTTCCGGTACCCGAACCAGGGGGCCGAA includes:
- a CDS encoding ergothioneine biosynthesis protein EgtB; the encoded protein is SAPWFGYRKVLKGGAWATRYRLANNQYRNFFQPYRNDIFAGFRTCAR